One window of Nostoc sp. C052 genomic DNA carries:
- a CDS encoding restriction endonuclease subunit S produces the protein MKLESFFENFELLTDAPNTGEKLREIILQLAPQGKLVPQNPNHEPASILLQRIDVERKKLINEGKLKEIKLPIITQSDSPYLLPSGWEWVRLGNVVTFIGGSQPPKNKFVFEEREGYTRLIQIRDYKTDNFKTYVPNEFVNRPCNQEDVMIGRYGPPVFQILRGLTGTYNVALMKAEPIESSVTRDYLFYLLQEPRIQKVVVYESERTAGQTGVRKELLNSFIVGLPPLIEQSLIVAKVKQLTVLCEEIEKRQQQRQKSIVRMNESVIAQLLSSKNPDEFRQHWQRICNNFDLLYSIPETIPKLRQAILQLAVQGKLVRQNISDGWGLVLLQEIAIYKETLIKEGKIKRALLSPIAKNDIDFNIPDNWIWTRFGEVILDIEAGASPLCDMRPKIDEEWGVIKISAVSWDKYNPNENKALPIGVEPKKEYEIKAGDFLMSRANTNLLVGKSVIVEDTPPRLLINDKTLRVSFPNLVDKRFFNLYNNSLIARKYYAGQGTGTSNSMKNITREQIRNLPVPLPPLAEQKRIVEKCDRLMSLCDTLEAKLKQGRDSSEKLMEVGAKQVLTA, from the coding sequence ATGAAGCTTGAAAGTTTTTTTGAAAATTTTGAATTGTTGACTGATGCGCCAAATACAGGTGAAAAGTTACGAGAAATAATTTTGCAACTTGCCCCTCAAGGTAAGCTTGTACCTCAAAATCCCAATCATGAACCTGCATCAATATTGCTTCAAAGAATCGACGTTGAAAGAAAAAAGTTAATTAATGAAGGAAAGTTGAAAGAGATTAAACTGCCTATCATTACACAAAGTGATAGCCCATATCTATTACCTTCAGGTTGGGAATGGGTAAGACTGGGAAATGTAGTTACTTTTATAGGAGGTAGCCAACCACCAAAAAACAAATTTGTTTTTGAAGAGAGAGAAGGATATACAAGATTAATTCAAATTAGAGATTATAAGACTGATAATTTTAAGACTTATGTTCCTAATGAGTTTGTTAATCGTCCTTGTAATCAAGAAGATGTGATGATAGGTAGATATGGCCCACCAGTTTTTCAAATTCTAAGAGGTTTAACAGGAACATACAATGTTGCTTTAATGAAGGCTGAACCAATAGAATCATCAGTAACTAGAGATTATCTATTCTATCTTCTGCAAGAACCAAGAATACAGAAAGTAGTAGTTTATGAGTCTGAAAGGACAGCTGGTCAAACAGGCGTTAGGAAAGAATTATTAAATTCATTTATTGTGGGATTACCACCCCTTATTGAGCAAAGTCTTATTGTTGCTAAGGTTAAACAACTCACTGTTTTATGTGAGGAAATCGAAAAACGGCAGCAACAAAGGCAGAAGAGCATTGTGAGGATGAATGAGAGTGTGATCGCTCAACTCCTCTCCTCCAAAAATCCCGATGAATTCCGCCAACACTGGCAACGCATTTGCAATAATTTTGACTTACTTTACAGCATTCCTGAAACAATTCCTAAACTGCGTCAGGCGATTTTGCAATTAGCCGTGCAGGGTAAACTTGTGCGTCAAAATATCAGTGATGGATGGGGTTTAGTTCTTTTACAAGAAATCGCTATATATAAAGAAACACTAATAAAAGAAGGCAAAATTAAGAGAGCCTTATTATCTCCAATCGCCAAAAATGATATTGATTTTAATATTCCAGATAATTGGATATGGACAAGATTCGGTGAGGTTATTCTAGATATTGAAGCAGGAGCAAGTCCTCTATGTGATATGCGTCCCAAGATTGATGAGGAATGGGGAGTTATTAAAATAAGTGCCGTTTCATGGGACAAATATAATCCTAATGAAAATAAAGCTCTGCCTATTGGAGTAGAGCCTAAAAAGGAATATGAAATCAAAGCTGGTGATTTCTTAATGTCTAGGGCAAATACTAACTTGCTAGTTGGTAAAAGTGTAATTGTTGAGGATACACCACCTCGATTATTGATTAACGATAAAACACTTAGAGTATCTTTCCCAAATTTAGTAGATAAAAGATTCTTTAATCTCTACAACAACAGTTTAATAGCAAGAAAATATTACGCTGGGCAAGGCACAGGAACTAGTAATTCAATGAAGAATATTACAAGAGAGCAAATTCGTAATCTACCTGTTCCCCTTCCACCACTTGCAGAACAAAAACGGATTGTAGAGAAGTGCGATCGCCTGATGTCTCTCTGCGATACCCTAGAAGCCAAATTGAAACAAGGGCGAGACAGTAGCGAGAAACTGATGGAAGTAGGAGCAAAGCAAGTTTTAACAGCTTAA
- a CDS encoding STAS-like domain-containing protein, with protein sequence MKYKIYELIGENCMSQQAGQKIYDLIHPQLQAGKPVELDFAGVRRFLTVFFNFAIGQLLRDIKAEDLDRLLVLSNLSPLGQQTYDDVIEDAKRYYSDEQYHKAVDEMVLEQSAC encoded by the coding sequence ATGAAATACAAAATCTATGAACTGATTGGCGAAAACTGCATGAGCCAGCAGGCTGGGCAAAAAATCTATGATTTAATTCATCCTCAACTTCAAGCAGGAAAGCCAGTAGAGCTAGACTTTGCTGGCGTAAGAAGATTTTTGACTGTGTTTTTCAATTTTGCTATTGGTCAGTTATTGCGTGATATCAAAGCTGAAGACCTGGATCGGCTTCTAGTTTTGTCTAACCTCAGTCCTCTTGGTCAACAGACTTATGATGATGTGATTGAGGATGCAAAGCGTTATTACTCAGATGAGCAGTATCATAAAGCCGTAGATGAAATGGTTCTTGAACAATCTGCCTGTTAG
- a CDS encoding PIN domain-containing protein, producing the protein MTVNYTIKADVIDIATDSPQKGDIFLVDTNVWYWLTYPPASLSLTAYQSNYSNYITDTFTAGATLCCSGLSLAELAHIIEREEKRLSSYRSSSINNKEYRHNYPSERTKVVSRVKAAWNRVKNIYALQISVELDENTVNNALTQFSTQCLDGYDLFILESMKQESVNKIITDDGDYVTVPGIQVFTANPGAIAAATNQGKLITR; encoded by the coding sequence ATGACAGTTAACTACACCATAAAAGCAGATGTCATTGACATCGCCACTGATTCCCCCCAAAAAGGGGATATTTTTTTAGTTGATACAAATGTCTGGTACTGGCTAACATATCCTCCAGCAAGTTTGTCTCTGACTGCGTATCAGAGCAACTATTCAAACTACATCACAGACACTTTTACAGCAGGTGCCACTCTCTGCTGTTCTGGCTTATCGCTGGCCGAACTAGCTCATATTATTGAAAGAGAAGAAAAAAGGCTATCATCTTATCGTTCCAGCAGTATTAACAATAAAGAATACCGCCACAACTACCCTTCAGAACGAACTAAGGTTGTTTCTAGAGTAAAAGCTGCATGGAATCGAGTCAAGAACATCTATGCTCTTCAAATTAGTGTCGAACTCGATGAAAACACTGTAAATAATGCTTTAACTCAGTTCAGTACTCAGTGTTTGGATGGCTATGACCTGTTCATTCTGGAATCTATGAAACAGGAGTCAGTAAACAAAATTATTACTGATGATGGCGATTATGTGACAGTGCCAGGAATTCAGGTATTTACAGCTAATCCAGGAGCGATCGCCGCAGCTACAAATCAAGGCAAACTTATAACTAGGTAA